One genomic segment of Helianthus annuus cultivar XRQ/B chromosome 14, HanXRQr2.0-SUNRISE, whole genome shotgun sequence includes these proteins:
- the LOC110907443 gene encoding uncharacterized protein LOC110907443 — MKDCLVFDRMKAGGSGMEFQWDWVCSALGNNESAQLQQLMGLINGLNVTFGPDKWHWKYEGSGIFNVASIKKILGLVNRTRPARVFEWNNWVPKKVGIVACRAEMERLPTKCALSARNIRVHNRSCVMCGIYDETCEHIFVSCQYAQSIWQNIANWCTIPPIIAFDIKDLLTLHEISSGPSRKKKVLYAVIFVTFWSIWKTRNEIVFEQKVPNMTKTLDEVKAMAYLWVKNWSKLATLTWEDCSRFKVGG; from the coding sequence ATGAAAGACTGCTTGGTTTTTGATCGCATGAAGGCTGGCGGGTCAGGTATGGAGTTTCAGTGGGATTGGGTTTGCTCGGCTTTGGGTAATAATGAAAGTGCACAACTACAGCAGCTAATGGGCCTGATTAACGGGCTGAATGTGACGTTTGGACCTGATAAGTGGCATTGGAAGTATGAGGGATCTGGTATCTTTAATGTGGCAAGTATTAAAAAGATATTGGGCTTGGTTAATCGTACGCGACCCGCTAGAGTATTCGAATGGAACAACTGGGTCCCGAAAAAGGTTGGAATTGTAGCGTGCAGGGCAGAAATGGAACGCTTGCCGACAAAGTGTGCCTTATCAGCTCGGAACATACGAGTGCATAATCGTTCGTGTGTTATGTGTGGTATTTATGATGAGACTTGTGAACACATCTTTGTTTCATGTCAATATGCTCAGTCTATATGGCAAAATATTGCGAACTGGTGCACGATTCCACCGATCATTGCTTTCGATATTAAGGATCTCCTTACGTTGCATGAGATTAGTTCAGGTCCAAGTAGGAAGAAAAAAGTGTTGTATGCGGTTATCTTTGTAACATTTTGGAGTATTTGGAAGACGAGGAACGAGATAGTGTTTGAACAAAAGGTGCCAAATATGACAAAGACTCTAGATGAAGTTAAAGCAATGGCGTATTTATGGGTGAAGAACTGGTCTAAATTGGCGACATTAACATGGGAAGATTGTAGTAGATTCAAGGTTGGTGGATAA
- the LOC110903901 gene encoding putative pentatricopeptide repeat-containing protein At3g01580: MHPFSIGIKTFKYITPLFPIKSHSLHFSNLCARKTPSNPSLLAEKLAYSLDWCQDIHSLKKLHACTIIQGLGTNTFLGSKLLNAYAFLGLLTESRSVFIGINNGNFSLLNSVFVGYFKAGEFHEVLRVYLYFKQRKIVVHGSAFTFSLKSCIQLCRLELGKAIHVDVLKFGLNTDRFVGSSLIGFYSMYEDMVDARKVFDEITERDIVAYTSLITGYTQTGDHHAAYKAFAVVQRMRDDNLEPNRVTLVMLLQAASKLRLLNYGELIHAYAIRRGINCFDEVFKTSLMDMYMKCGAPHKATVVFSQISTKSTACWNVLIDGHLKSCQPFEALNLFSLMAQDDHEFDLITLANGVRSCANLGLLRVGKSIHGYMFRTGVQLDVVTNTALIDMYSKCNNCGKATEIFDAMKNKDVISFNVMMAGYLQNGYACEAIKLFHNMRRSGLTENEATVLTIVSAFSDLKNIRQGRSIHGYVITHGFESKTDIANQIMYLYVKCDYIDYARQVFDQIKHKDLVSWTSMMRGYENLGHANEVITLFYKMMNLEKQPNPDLVTLTCLLQAFSRLGCLKQIKEIHCHVIRLLMENEITIMNSLLTNYSKCGMYKTSRDLFGQMGTKCIASWNTMIAASGMHGDCFGALELINGMKKENIVPDEVTFMSALSSCSHAGLIEEGLNLFKMMKEEYGLVPGEEHYGCVVDLLGRAGQLKDAFDFLKCVPPTQSGSALGALVAACRVHGNNEMGEGLGRWLLDLDPENSSSYGLVSNLYAERERWNEAAHIRATAKQRGLKTTAGFSLIEIDR; this comes from the coding sequence atgcaCCCCTTCTCAATTGGAATCAAAACTTTCAAGTATATAACCCCCTTATTCCCAATCAAATCTCACTCTCTTCACTTCTCCAACTTATGTGCACGAAAAACACCTTCAAATCCATCCCTTTTAGCAGAAAAACTGGCGTATTCATTAGATTGGTGTCAAGATATTCATTCTTTAAAAAAACTTCACGCTTGCACAATCATTCAAGGTCTTGGAACCAACACTTTTCTGGGTTCTAAGCTTCTAAATGCCTATGCTTTTCTTGGGTTGTTAACTGAATCAAGATCGGTTTTTATTGGAATAAATAACGGCAATTTTTCTCTTTTGAATTCAGTTTTTGTTGGGTATTTTAAGGCTGGTGAATTTCATGAAGTTCTAAGGGTTTATTTATATTTCAAGCAAAGAAAAATTGTGGTACATGGTTCAGCATTTACATTTAGTTTGAAGAGTTGCATTCAGTTGTGTAGACTGGAACTTGGAAAAGCTATTCATGTTGATGTTTTGAAGTTTGGTTTAAATACGGATCGGTTTGTGGGTTCTTCTTTGATTGGGTTTTACTCCATGTATGAAGATATGGTGGATGCAcgcaaggtgtttgatgaaataaCTGAGAGAGATATTGTTGCATATACGTCTTTGATAACTGGTTATACTCAAACCGGTGATCATCATGCTGCTTACAAGGCGTTTGCTGTTGTTCAACGTATGCGGGATGACAACCTGGAACCAAACCGTGTGACTTTGGTGATGTTACTGCAGGCAGCATCGAAGCTGCGGTTGCTAAATTACGGGGAGTTGATCCATGCATATGCAATTAGAAGAGGAATCAATTGTTTTGATGAAGTATTCAAAACAAGTCTTATGGACATGTATATGAAGTGCGGTGCGCCACATAAGGCTACCGTGGTTTTTAGTCAAATCAGTACAAAGTCAACTGCTTGTTGGAACGTATTGATTGACGGTCATTTGAAATCGTGTCAGCCTTTTGAAGCCTTGAATCTTTTCTCTCTCATGGCTCAAGACGATCACGAATTTGATCTAATTACTTTAGCAAATGGGGTTCGAAGCTGTGCTAATTTGGGCTTGTTACGGGTCGGTAAGAGTATCCATGGTTATATGTTTAGAACCGGAGTTCAGCTTGATGTCGTCACAAACACAGCTCTGATTGATATGTACTCAAAATGTAACAACTGTGGCAAAGCTACGGAAATTTTCGATGCCATGAAAAACAAAGATGTCATTTCCTTTAATGTGATGATGGCTGGTTATCTCCAAAATGGTTATGCTTGTGAAGCAATCAAATTATTCCACAACATGAGAAGATCCGGTTTGACCGAAAACGAAGCGACTGTTTTGACCATAGTTTCTGCGTTTTCTGATCTGAAAAATATTAGACAAGGTAGAAGCATCCATGGATATGTGATTACACATGGATTTGAGTCTAAAACCGATATCGCTAATCAGATTATGTACTTGTATGTAAAATGTGATTATATAGACTACGCAAGGCAAGTCTTTGATCAAATAAAACACAAAGATTTGGTATCTTGGACGTCAATGATGAGGGGTTACGAGAATCTTGGCCATGCTAATGAAGTgataacattgttttacaaaatgaTGAACTTGGAAAAACAACCGAACCCTGATTTGGTCACTTTAACGTGTTTGCTTCAAGCATTTTCTCGGCTCGGGTGTCTTAAACAAATCAAGGAGATTCATTGTCATGTGATTCGCTTATTGATGGAGAATGAAATCACGATCATGAACTCTCTACTAACTAATTACAGTAAATGTGGAATGTACAAAACATCAAGAGATTTGTTTGGTCAAATGGGTACCAAGTGTATAGCTTCATGGAACACAATGATAGCTGCATCAGGGATGCACGGTGATTGTTTTGGTGCGCTTGAATTAATCAACGGGATGAAAAAAGAAAATATCGTTCCGGACGAGGTGACCTTCATGTCAGCGCTATCTTCTTGCAGTCATGCTGGTTTAATAGAAGAAGGTTTAAATCTTTTTAAGATGATGAAAGAGGAATATGGGCTTGTTCCTGGTGAAGAGCATTATGGTTGTGTGGTTGACTTGTTGGGCCGAGCTGGTCAACTTAAGGATGCGTTTGACTTTTTGAAATGTGTTCCACCAACACAGAGTGGTTCTGCACTTGGTGCACTGGTGGCTGCGTGTAGGGTTCATGGAAacaatgaaatgggtgagggttTAGGTAGGTGGCTCTTGGATCTTGACCCTGAAAATTCAAGTTCTTATGGGTTGGTTTCGAACTTGTATGCAGAAAGGGAAAGATGGAATGAGGCTGCACATATAAGAGCTACAGCAAAGCAGAGAGGCTTGAAGACGACTGCTGGTTTTAGCTTGATAGAAATAGATCGGTAA